One segment of Rhodohalobacter mucosus DNA contains the following:
- a CDS encoding helix-turn-helix domain-containing protein, producing the protein MKKDDLEIFIDKKKAESPEFAENFEEGYLNFKIGVILRQAREQMGVTQADVAEKLNTTKSVISRMENHAEDIKLSTLTKYAKALGKKVKLEIQ; encoded by the coding sequence ATGAAGAAGGACGATTTAGAAATTTTTATTGATAAGAAAAAAGCGGAAAGCCCGGAGTTTGCGGAGAATTTCGAAGAAGGATATCTGAACTTTAAAATTGGTGTCATCCTACGTCAGGCTCGTGAACAGATGGGTGTGACACAAGCTGATGTTGCCGAGAAGTTGAATACCACCAAATCCGTAATTTCCAGGATGGAGAACCATGCTGAGGATATCAAGCTCAGTACCCTTACGAAGTATGCAAAAGCCTTAGGCAAGAAGGTTAAGCTCGAAATTCAGTAA
- a CDS encoding type II toxin-antitoxin system RelE/ParE family toxin, translating to MEDFLNDLPDKHSKKIAWTLRVVRDLEQVPTQYLKKLKSTDDIWEVRATIGNNTFRLLGFFDGPMLIVLTSGFAKKTNKVPKQEIETAEERKRDYYRRKGQ from the coding sequence GTGGAAGATTTTTTAAACGATCTTCCAGATAAGCATTCCAAAAAGATTGCCTGGACGTTACGTGTGGTTCGGGATTTGGAACAGGTGCCAACGCAGTACTTGAAAAAGCTCAAAAGCACGGATGACATTTGGGAAGTCCGTGCAACGATTGGCAATAACACATTTCGATTACTCGGTTTCTTTGATGGTCCGATGTTGATTGTATTAACCAGTGGATTTGCCAAGAAAACGAACAAAGTCCCAAAACAAGAAATTGAAACCGCCGAAGAGCGGAAGCGAGATTATTACCGGAGGAAAGGACAATGA
- a CDS encoding putative toxin-antitoxin system toxin component, PIN family → MKIFADTNVLVSAFTARGLCADLLEIILADHQLMTGEFVLLELQRVLTTKLKVPKRKVSDVLQFLRNHHVEPIPDNPSEVKVRDEDDRWVLESALRAKADILVTGDKDLLTISKQVPQLRIVTPREFWELVQK, encoded by the coding sequence ATGAAAATATTTGCCGATACCAACGTATTGGTCAGCGCATTTACGGCAAGAGGATTGTGTGCGGATCTGCTTGAAATCATACTTGCTGACCATCAATTGATGACAGGAGAATTTGTATTACTAGAGTTACAAAGGGTGCTGACTACAAAACTCAAGGTTCCCAAAAGAAAAGTTTCCGATGTCCTTCAATTTCTTCGAAATCATCACGTTGAACCTATACCTGATAACCCTTCTGAAGTAAAAGTCAGGGATGAAGATGACCGATGGGTATTGGAATCAGCATTAAGAGCAAAAGCAGATATCCTGGTTACCGGAGATAAAGACCTTTTAACTATTTCAAAACAAGTACCACAATTGAGAATTGTAACACCAAGGGAGTTTTGGGAGCTTGTGCAAAAGTGA
- a CDS encoding ribbon-helix-helix protein, CopG family: protein MNTTLSIRIDKDLEQLLEQAAKRTGRPKSELVRDALRRQLSIESFQQLRKELLPYGEAQGWLTDEDVFREVS, encoded by the coding sequence ATGAATACAACACTTTCTATTCGCATCGACAAAGATCTTGAACAACTTCTTGAGCAGGCCGCTAAACGTACCGGGCGCCCCAAAAGTGAATTGGTTCGGGATGCCCTCAGGCGTCAGTTATCTATCGAATCCTTTCAACAACTGCGTAAAGAACTTTTGCCCTACGGAGAAGCGCAAGGATGGTTAACTGATGAAGATGTTTTCAGGGAAGTTTCGTGA
- a CDS encoding type II toxin-antitoxin system RelE/ParE family toxin: MEIVWTNQALHKLNKFVDYIAKDDVATAEKWALKVIKKTDQLIEQPESGRIVPEYNEPTLRELIFGNYRVIYRIRKEDNTIYIQTVWHVRQNPPKSSAGLR; encoded by the coding sequence GTGGAAATAGTCTGGACCAATCAGGCATTGCACAAGCTAAACAAGTTTGTCGACTACATTGCTAAAGATGATGTAGCAACTGCTGAAAAGTGGGCTTTGAAAGTGATTAAGAAAACTGATCAGCTTATTGAGCAACCCGAGTCAGGGCGGATTGTGCCAGAATATAATGAGCCAACTTTGCGTGAATTGATATTCGGAAACTATAGGGTAATATACCGTATACGTAAAGAAGATAATACGATCTATATTCAGACTGTGTGGCATGTTAGGCAGAATCCACCTAAATCAAGTGCGGGGTTGCGTTAA
- a CDS encoding type II toxin-antitoxin system Phd/YefM family antitoxin → MATARIEIDQDIQPLSEFRKHAADFIDRIKKQKRSIVLTQHGKSAAVLVDVSEYQRMVDKIDLMEELIEAERQIARGEVVSHEEAKKRIKENLAKWK, encoded by the coding sequence ATGGCCACAGCGCGAATTGAAATAGACCAAGACATTCAACCGCTTTCCGAATTCCGGAAACACGCAGCGGATTTCATTGACCGAATCAAAAAGCAGAAGCGATCCATTGTTTTAACACAGCACGGAAAAAGTGCGGCTGTTTTAGTGGATGTATCTGAGTATCAGCGTATGGTTGATAAAATCGATTTGATGGAAGAGCTGATTGAAGCGGAACGCCAAATTGCAAGAGGAGAAGTCGTTTCGCATGAAGAAGCTAAAAAACGGATTAAAGAAAACCTGGCTAAGTGGAAATAG
- a CDS encoding helix-turn-helix domain-containing protein, translating into MKKDDLEIFIDKKKAESLEFAENFEEGYLNFKIGVILRQAREQMGVTQADVAEKLNTTKSVISRMENHAEDIKLSTLTKYAKALGKKVKLEIQ; encoded by the coding sequence ATGAAAAAGGACGATTTAGAAATTTTTATCGATAAGAAAAAAGCGGAAAGCCTGGAGTTTGCGGAGAATTTCGAAGAAGGATATCTGAACTTTAAAATTGGAGTCATCCTTCGTCAGGCTCGTGAACAGATGGGTGTGACACAAGCTGATGTTGCCGAGAAGTTGAACACCACCAAATCCGTAATTTCCAGGATGGAGAACCATGCTGAGGATATCAAGCTCAGTACCCTTACGAAATATGCAAAAGCCTTAGGCAAGAAGGTTAAGCTCGAAATTCAGTAA
- a CDS encoding type II toxin-antitoxin system RelE/ParE family toxin, with amino-acid sequence MEDFLNDLPDKQSKKIAWTLRVVRDLEQVPTQYLKKLKSTDDIWEVRATLGNNTFRLLGFIDGPELIVLTSGFAKKSNKVPKQEIEIAEERKRDYYRRKGQ; translated from the coding sequence GTGGAAGATTTTTTGAACGATCTTCCCGATAAACAATCCAAAAAGATTGCCTGGACATTACGTGTGGTTCGGGATCTGGAACAGGTACCAACTCAGTACCTGAAAAAGCTTAAAAGCACGGATGATATTTGGGAAGTTCGTGCAACATTAGGCAACAACACATTTCGGCTTCTCGGTTTCATTGATGGACCGGAGTTAATCGTATTAACCAGTGGATTTGCCAAAAAGTCGAACAAGGTCCCTAAACAGGAAATTGAAATCGCCGAAGAGCGGAAACGTGATTATTACCGGAGGAAAGGACAATGA